The Sphingomonas alpina genome has a segment encoding these proteins:
- a CDS encoding LysR family transcriptional regulator yields MAARLPPLDSLRALDACVRHLNFTRAAEELGITQGAVSLRIRNLEREIGQPLFVRHGPQVRPTEAGTRLASDMADILVRIRNAVDTVRDPVKRPLLVSTTPTFASFLTPFLAEYRQQPGGNPIRLDVTQTVRTVEPGLCDVAIRSGIGGWPGLAQECLLRLKRTPMLSPVLARRINCGEDPAILLHGPLITDRGWEAWFRGAGVDPVDMATGTIEYPTQDLLAQAAVAGEGVALLTPALFEPLLASGALIQPFAHMLDDGMGYFVVYRAVESRPAFIDWLIALCARY; encoded by the coding sequence ATGGCCGCCAGACTTCCGCCGCTGGACTCGCTGCGTGCGCTCGACGCCTGTGTCCGGCATTTGAATTTTACACGCGCCGCCGAGGAGCTCGGCATCACTCAGGGCGCAGTCAGCCTGCGCATCCGAAACCTGGAGCGCGAGATCGGCCAGCCCTTGTTCGTGCGCCACGGGCCGCAGGTGCGCCCGACCGAAGCCGGCACCAGGCTGGCGTCGGACATGGCCGATATTCTGGTCCGCATCCGGAACGCAGTCGATACTGTGCGCGATCCGGTAAAGCGGCCGCTGCTGGTCAGCACCACCCCGACATTCGCCAGCTTCCTGACTCCGTTTCTCGCCGAGTATCGCCAGCAACCTGGGGGCAACCCGATCCGCCTGGACGTGACACAGACGGTACGGACAGTTGAACCCGGGCTCTGCGACGTCGCGATCCGCAGCGGCATCGGCGGATGGCCAGGGCTGGCGCAGGAATGCCTGCTCAGACTGAAGCGCACGCCGATGCTATCACCCGTACTCGCGCGGCGGATCAACTGTGGCGAGGACCCCGCCATCCTGCTCCACGGTCCACTGATTACCGATCGCGGCTGGGAAGCCTGGTTTCGCGGTGCCGGCGTCGACCCGGTCGACATGGCGACCGGCACGATCGAATACCCCACCCAGGACTTGCTGGCGCAAGCAGCGGTCGCGGGCGAAGGCGTGGCGTTGCTGACCCCTGCACTGTTCGAACCTTTGCTCGCGAGCGGCGCATTGATCCAGCCTTTTGCCCATATGCTCGACGACGGCATGGGCTATTTCGTGGTCTACCGCGCGGTCGAAAGTCGTCCCGCTTTTATCGACTGGCTGATCGCGCTCTGCGCGCGGTACTGA
- a CDS encoding winged helix-turn-helix transcriptional regulator, protein MNDTTPNLRRRAGRTGCAVEATMSVLGGIWKPVLVFHLLPGRVRFNALCRLTPNATARMITLQLRELEADGIIRRIVYPEVPPKVEYELTALGRTLEPILLSLREWGAAFQDRHANTAA, encoded by the coding sequence ATGAATGATACTACCCCCAACCTGCGCCGCCGCGCCGGCCGGACCGGCTGCGCGGTCGAGGCGACGATGAGCGTGCTGGGCGGCATCTGGAAACCGGTGCTGGTCTTTCACCTTCTCCCGGGACGGGTACGCTTCAACGCCTTGTGTCGGCTGACGCCGAATGCGACGGCGCGCATGATCACGCTGCAACTGCGCGAGCTCGAAGCCGACGGCATCATCCGGCGCATCGTCTATCCCGAAGTGCCGCCCAAGGTGGAATATGAGCTCACCGCGCTGGGCCGGACGCTTGAACCGATCCTGCTCAGCCTGCGCGAATGGGGTGCGGCCTTTCAGGACCGGCATGCGAATACTGCCGCCTGA